A stretch of DNA from Bosea sp. F3-2:
TTCGTCGCGGCGGCGCAGATTGAGCCGGTGCTGGACCTCGCCGAGAAGATCGCCCGCCGACAGGACGGGATGGTCGCAGCCGTGCGCGCCGGCCGCTCTGTCGCGGACGTCATGCACGACAAAGAATTCGAAGCGATCCGTGCCCATTGAGGCGCCTCGGCGATAGGAGATCGACATGAGCAACAACCCTCGCAAGGCGAGCGCCGAAGACCGCGAGCTCGTCGGATTGTTCGAGGGGCTCGACACCCCCGGCGTATCGGACGCGATGGATAAGCTGGGCCTGCACGGTCAGGCTCTCGGCATCATGCCGCTCGCGGATTATGCGCGCGTCGTCGTCGGCCCTGCCTTCACGGTCAAATACGTACCTGCGACGGTTCCACCCGGCACCGTCGGGGATTTCATCGACGACGTCGCGGAGGGGGACGTGGTCGTTCTCGACAATGACGGTCGGACCGACTGCACGGTCTGGGGCGACATCATGACCCAGTATGCCGGGCTGCGCGGAATCGCCGCGACCGTCATCGATGGCGTCTGCCGAGACGTCTCGAAGGCGCTCGCCGACGACTATCCGATGTTCTCGGCCGGGCGCTTCATGCGCACCGGAAAGGACCGGGTGCAGGTGGAAACGGTCAACCAGACAGTTTCGATCGGCACGGTCCGGGTCGCGACGAGAGACATCGTCGTAGCCGATGCCAACGGGGTGGTGATCATCCCCCGAACCCGCGCCCGCGAAGTTGCCGAAACCGCCCGCAAGATCGAAACCGTCGAGGCTGCGATCCGCGAGCGGTTGGCGCAAGGCGCCACCATCACTGAGGCACGGGCCGCGCTCGGCTACCACACGCTGCAGAGAAAGGGCTGAAGACCCGCCCGGTCCGATCGCTTCGCGCGACCGAACTTCGACACACCCCGGCGGCCGGCAATCCTCGCCGGCCGCCGCGATCCGTTTCTGCACAAGGATGACCGCCATGGCCGCTTCGACCGTTACAGATCCAGTCTTGCTTCGATCCCGGCTGGACTCGCTTCGCGCCGAGCACGCCGCCCTCAAGCAGCGGGGCCTGCAGCTCAACATCGCGCGCGGCAAACCCTCGGAGGAACAGCTCGCGCTGTCCGACGCGATCCTATCACTACCGGGGCCGGGAGACTGGAAGACCGAAGCGGGCGAGGACGTGCGCAACTATGGCGGCGACCCTCAGGGCGTGCCCGAGCTTCGCGCGCTGATGAGCCCGATCCTCGACCTGCCCGCCTCGCAGATCGTGGCCGGCGGCAATTCGAGCCTTGCAATGATGCACGACTGCCTGGTCTGGGCTTTGCTGAAGGGCGTGCCGGGCTCGACGGAGCCGTGGTCGCGCGTCGAAAAGCCGGCTTTCATCTGCCCGGCGCCGGGGTATGA
This window harbors:
- a CDS encoding RraA family protein, giving the protein MSNNPRKASAEDRELVGLFEGLDTPGVSDAMDKLGLHGQALGIMPLADYARVVVGPAFTVKYVPATVPPGTVGDFIDDVAEGDVVVLDNDGRTDCTVWGDIMTQYAGLRGIAATVIDGVCRDVSKALADDYPMFSAGRFMRTGKDRVQVETVNQTVSIGTVRVATRDIVVADANGVVIIPRTRAREVAETARKIETVEAAIRERLAQGATITEARAALGYHTLQRKG